The proteins below come from a single Tachysurus fulvidraco isolate hzauxx_2018 chromosome 26, HZAU_PFXX_2.0, whole genome shotgun sequence genomic window:
- the camk4 gene encoding calcium/calmodulin-dependent protein kinase type IV: MLKVSMISSRPGAAPEYWIDGSKKETLEDFYELESELGRGATSVVFRCRQKGTQKPYAVKKLKKTVDKKIVRTEIGVLLRLSHPNIIKLKEIFETPLEISLVLELVTGGELFDRVVEKGYYSERDAADAIKQVLEAVAYLHENGVVHRDLKPENLLYATSAPDAPLKIADFGLSKIIDDQVTMKTVCGTPGYCAPEILRGCAYGPEVDMWSVGVITYILLCGFEPFFDDRGDQYMFKRILNCEYEFVSPWWDNVSLNAKDLVKKLIVKDSKKRLTTQQALQHPWVTGKAANFTHMDTAQKKLQEFNARRKLKAAVKAVVASTRLGSASGHGNSDASKANSHPTKQQDAEGEQPEKDVHELGDS, translated from the exons ATGCTCAAAGTCAGTATGATCAGCTCCAGACCAGGCGCAGCTCCGGAATACTGGATTGATGGCTCCAAGAAAGAGACTCTGGAGGACTTCTACGAGCTGGAGTCAGAACTGGGACG CGGAGCCACATCGGTGGTGTTTCGATGTCGGCAAAAAGGCACGCAGAAACCCTACGCTGTGAAGAAGCTGAAGAAAACA GTTGACAAGAAGATCGTACGTACGGAGATCGGAGTCTTGCTGCGTCTCTCTCATCCAAATATA ATTAAGCTGAAAGAGATCTTTGAGACACCATTAGAAATCAGTCTTGTCCTGGAGCTCGTCACAGGAGGAGAATTATTTGACAG GGTGGTAGAGAAGGGCTACTACAGTGAGCGAGATGCGGCGGACGCTATCAAACAGGTGCTGGAGGCCGTGGCG TACCTGCATGAAAACGGTGTGGTGCACCGTGACCTGAAACCTGAGAACCTCCTGTACGCTACTTCCGCCCCAGATGCTCCTCTCAAAATAG CTGATTTCGGCCTTTCAAAAATCATAGACGACCAGGTGACAATGAAGACGGTGTGCGGGACTCCGGGATATTGTG CTCCGGAGATCCTCCGGGGTTGTGCTTATGGGCCTGAAGTTGACATGTGGTCTGTAGGAGTTATTACATACATCTT actGTGCGGTTTTGAGCCTTTTTTTGATGACAGAGGAGATCAGTACATGTTCAAGCGCATCCTGAACTGTGAATATGAGTTTGTCTCCCCCTGGTGGGACAATGTGTCTCTTAACGCTAAAGACCTG GTGAAAAAGTTGATCGTCAAGGACTCAAAGAAGCGACTGACGACGCAACAGGCCCTGCAGCACCCGTGGGTGACCGGGAAAGCCGCTAACTTCACCCACATGGACACGGCTCAGAAGAAGCTCCAGGAGTTCAACGCCAGAAGAAAGCTCAAG GCTGCCGTTAAAGCGGTGGTGGCATCGACGCGTCTGGGAAGTGCCAGCGGACACGGCAACTCAGACGCAAGCAAGGCGAACTCGCATCCCACTAAGCAACAAGACGCGGAAGGCGAGCAGCCTGAAAAGGACGTCCATGAACTAGGAGACTCGTAG